In Xanthomonas sp. SI, the following are encoded in one genomic region:
- a CDS encoding chemotaxis protein CheA yields MSMDLQRFHATFFEESREGLDAMEAGLLSLEEGNRDPEVINSVFRAAHSIKGGAATFGFEAMAGLTHVLETLLDELRSGKREVEAHAIDAILGSVDVLRALLREAEHGTPADPVAVKAVHDRLQQALNGNAAAAPVATPAANQPAEPEAWQIGFTPAPSLFMSGNDPLRIIRELEHLGPLQVACRTARLPGFSDLDPLEAYLAWDLGLVAKVPRSAIEDTFAWVIDDCELDIRAVPPPSLANAPAPTLAQPPASATAAPAAAVAANAPAGNAAAAHEAESSIRVSVDKVDALINLVGELVITQAMLKQVSGDLDPAHAERLFAGLDLLERNTRDLQEAVIGVRMLPVDAVFRRFPRLVRDLSTRLGKQVRLRTIGEGTELDKGLIEKIADPLVHLVRNSIDHGLEMPEARRAAGKDETGTITLAASHQGGHIVIEVSDDGAGLNRERILAKAAERGLAVPDNPTDAQVWDLIFAPGFSTADAVTDLSGRGVGMDVVRRNIQGLGGEVQLESNSGRGTRVLIRLPLTLAILDGMTVSVAGETLILPLAYVLEALQPQPDDIRSMAGEGRVLRVRGEYLPILSLSDSYGYGRTEQADPLVVVVEADGQKIALEVDELVGQQQVVVKNIENNYRRIGGISGATILGDGRVALIVDIGGLVRSLKVPQAA; encoded by the coding sequence ATGAGCATGGACCTGCAACGTTTCCACGCCACCTTCTTCGAGGAAAGCCGCGAAGGGCTGGACGCGATGGAAGCCGGATTGCTGTCGCTGGAAGAAGGCAACCGCGATCCCGAAGTGATCAACTCGGTGTTCCGCGCCGCGCACTCGATCAAGGGCGGCGCCGCCACCTTCGGCTTCGAGGCGATGGCCGGCCTGACCCACGTGCTGGAGACGCTGCTCGACGAGCTGCGCTCGGGCAAGCGCGAAGTGGAAGCGCACGCGATCGACGCGATCCTGGGGTCGGTGGACGTGCTTCGCGCCTTGCTGCGCGAAGCCGAGCACGGCACCCCGGCCGATCCGGTCGCGGTCAAGGCGGTGCACGACCGCCTGCAGCAGGCCCTCAACGGCAATGCCGCCGCCGCGCCCGTCGCGACCCCGGCCGCCAACCAGCCGGCCGAACCGGAAGCCTGGCAGATCGGTTTCACCCCGGCGCCGTCGCTGTTTATGAGCGGCAACGACCCGCTGCGCATCATCCGCGAACTCGAACACCTCGGCCCGCTGCAGGTCGCCTGCCGCACCGCGCGCCTGCCCGGCTTCAGCGACCTCGACCCGCTCGAGGCCTATCTGGCGTGGGACCTGGGCCTGGTCGCCAAAGTGCCGCGCAGCGCGATCGAAGACACCTTCGCCTGGGTGATCGACGATTGCGAACTGGACATCCGCGCCGTGCCGCCGCCGAGCCTGGCCAACGCGCCCGCCCCGACCCTGGCGCAGCCGCCGGCCAGCGCCACCGCCGCGCCGGCCGCCGCCGTCGCCGCCAATGCGCCGGCCGGCAACGCCGCCGCCGCGCACGAAGCGGAAAGCTCGATCCGGGTCAGCGTCGACAAGGTCGATGCGCTGATCAACCTGGTCGGCGAACTGGTCATCACCCAGGCCATGCTCAAGCAGGTTTCCGGCGACCTCGACCCGGCCCACGCCGAACGCCTGTTCGCCGGCCTGGACCTGCTCGAACGCAATACCCGCGACCTGCAGGAAGCGGTGATCGGCGTGCGCATGCTGCCGGTGGACGCGGTCTTCCGCCGCTTCCCGCGCCTGGTCCGCGACCTGTCCACCCGCCTCGGCAAGCAGGTGCGGCTGCGCACCATCGGCGAAGGCACCGAACTGGACAAGGGCCTGATCGAAAAGATCGCCGATCCGCTGGTGCACCTGGTGCGCAACTCGATCGACCACGGCCTGGAAATGCCGGAAGCGCGCCGCGCCGCCGGCAAGGACGAGACCGGCACCATCACCCTCGCCGCCTCGCACCAGGGCGGGCATATCGTCATCGAAGTCAGCGACGACGGCGCCGGCCTCAACCGCGAACGCATCCTGGCCAAGGCCGCCGAACGCGGCCTGGCGGTCCCGGACAACCCGACCGACGCGCAGGTGTGGGACCTGATCTTCGCCCCCGGCTTCTCCACCGCCGACGCGGTCACCGACCTGTCCGGCCGTGGCGTGGGCATGGACGTGGTCCGCCGCAACATCCAGGGCCTGGGCGGCGAAGTGCAGCTGGAAAGCAACTCCGGCCGCGGCACCCGCGTGCTGATCCGGCTGCCGCTGACCCTGGCGATCCTGGACGGCATGACCGTGTCGGTCGCCGGCGAGACCCTGATCCTGCCGCTGGCCTATGTGCTCGAAGCGCTGCAGCCGCAGCCCGACGACATCCGCAGCATGGCCGGCGAAGGGCGCGTATTGCGGGTCCGCGGCGAATACCTGCCGATCCTCTCGCTCAGCGATTCGTACGGCTACGGCCGCACCGAGCAAGCCGACCCGCTGGTGGTGGTGGTCGAGGCCGATGGCCAGAAGATCGCGCTGGAAGTGGACGAACTGGTCGGCCAGCAGCAGGTGGTGGTCAAGAACATCGAGAACAACTACCGGCGCATCGGTGGTATTTCCGGCGCCACCATCCTCGGCGACGGCCGCGTCGCCCTGATCGTGGACATCGGCGGGCTGGTGCGTTCGCTGAAGGTGCCGCAAGCGGCCTGA
- a CDS encoding response regulator, whose product MSARILVVDDSASMRQMVSFALTSAGFAVEEAEDGQVALGRAQGQRFNAVVTDVNMPNMDGISLIRALRQLPDYKFTPMLMLTTESAADKKSEGKAAGATGWLVKPFNPEQLIATVQKVLG is encoded by the coding sequence ATGAGCGCACGTATCTTGGTGGTGGACGATTCGGCGTCGATGCGCCAGATGGTCTCCTTTGCCCTCACTTCGGCCGGTTTCGCGGTCGAGGAAGCCGAAGACGGCCAGGTCGCGCTCGGCCGCGCCCAGGGCCAGCGCTTCAACGCGGTGGTCACCGACGTCAACATGCCGAACATGGACGGCATCTCGCTGATCCGCGCGCTGCGCCAGCTGCCGGACTACAAGTTCACGCCGATGCTGATGCTGACCACCGAGTCGGCGGCGGACAAGAAGTCCGAAGGCAAGGCCGCCGGCGCCACCGGTTGGCTGGTCAAGCCGTTCAACCCGGAACAGCTGATCGCCACCGTCCAGAAAGTCCTGGGCTGA